A stretch of Mus musculus strain C57BL/6J chromosome 19, GRCm38.p6 C57BL/6J DNA encodes these proteins:
- the Lpxn gene encoding leupaxin isoform X1, translated as MAHLSEMQAKVSVKADTSRKPLPDQQDHKASLDSMLGDLEQELQDLGIATVPKGYCASCQKPIAGKVIHALGQSWHPEHFVCTHCKEELGSSPFFERSGLAYCSKDYHRLFSPRCAYCAAPITDKVLTAMNKTWHPEHFFCSHCGEVFGAEGFHEKDKKPYCRKDFLAMFSPKCGGCNRPVLENYLSAMNTVWHPECFVCGDCFSSFSSGSFFELDGRPFCELHYHHRRGTLCHDCGQPITGRCISAMGHKFHPEHFVCAFCLTQLPKGIFKEQNNKTYCEKCFTKLFSQ; from the exons ATGGCCCACCTGAGTGAAATGCAGGCCAAG GTTTCAGTGAAAGCAGACACCAGCAGGAAACCCTTGCCAGACCAGCAGGATCACAAGGCATCTCTGGACTCAATGCTGGGGGACTTGGAACAGGAACTACAAGATCTTGGGATTGCCACAGTCCCCAAGGGCTACTGTGCTTCCTGCCAGAAGCCAATTGCTGGGAAG GTGATCCATGCTCTGGGGCAATCCTGGCACCCAGAGCACTTTGTCTGCACTCACTGCAAGGAGGAGCTCGGCTCCAGTCCCTTCTTTGAGCGGAGTGGCCTGGCCTACTGCTCAAAAGACTACCACCGCCTGTTCTCTCCACGCTGTGCCTACTGTGCTGCTCCCATCACAGAT AAAGTGCTGACAGCAATGAACAAGACATGGCACCCAGAGCACTTCTTCTGCTCTCACTGTGGAGAGGTATTTGGTGCAGAAG GCTTTCATGAGAAGGACAAGAAGCCATACTGCCGAAAGGATTTCTTAGCCATGTTCTCACCCAAATGTGGTGGCTGCAACCGCCCAGTGCTGGAAAACTACCTTTCAGCCATGAACACTGTCTGGCACCCAGAGTGCTTTGTGTGTGGG GACTGCTTCAGTAGTttttcttctggctccttctttgaACTGGATGGCCGTCCTTTCTGTGAACTCCATTACCATCACCGCCGAGGGACCCTCTGCCATGACTGTGGGCAGCCCATCACTGGCCGTTGCATCAGTGCCATGGGACATAAATTTCATCCTGAGCACTTCGTGTGTGCTTTCTGCCTGACACAGCTGCCGAAAGGCATCTTCAAGGAGCAGAACAACAAGACCTACTGTGAAAAATGCTTCACTAAGCTCTTTTCACAGTAG